From Falsiruegeria litorea R37, the proteins below share one genomic window:
- a CDS encoding FAD-binding oxidoreductase — protein MTLNAADEAFATRLSTLVPEDVLRPAEARYAQDPRGRREGQVGVLALPRDVHQVSALVKAAAEARVPVLPYGGGTGLVGGQVAWDGPAPLVISLERMSAIRGVYPTENVLVAEAGAVLADVQAAAEAEDRLFPLSLAAEGSCRIGGNLSTNAGGVNVLRYGNARDLCLGLEAVLPNGEIWHGLTRLRKDNTGYDLCNLLVGAEGTLGIITAAALKLSPVPVGQGTAMIVVPSAAAALDLLALARAIVGDGVSAFELIHRQGLEFLAEVLPDVRQPFAEPPEWCVLIELGLAAGLNPAQMLEQLFEQAVEQDLALDGVIAQSQAQRHELWTVREHIPEANRLIGSIASHDISVPISLIPEFVAEAGKRLAAKGDFRINAFGHAGDGNLHYNIFPPKGQSRDTYKPMAADLTRIVHDLVHEMGGSISAEHGIGRLKAADLERYGDPTKLAAMRAIKTALDPLGIMNPGAVLRA, from the coding sequence ATGACTTTGAACGCGGCGGATGAGGCATTTGCAACGCGGTTGAGCACCCTTGTGCCCGAAGATGTGCTGCGCCCGGCTGAGGCACGCTATGCCCAAGACCCGCGCGGTCGCCGAGAAGGGCAAGTAGGGGTTCTGGCCCTGCCGCGCGACGTACATCAGGTATCAGCCTTGGTCAAAGCCGCAGCAGAGGCACGCGTGCCGGTTCTGCCTTATGGCGGCGGCACTGGTTTGGTGGGCGGGCAGGTGGCCTGGGATGGGCCTGCACCGCTGGTGATATCACTGGAACGCATGTCGGCGATCCGGGGCGTCTATCCGACCGAGAATGTACTGGTGGCCGAGGCGGGCGCGGTGCTGGCCGATGTTCAGGCTGCGGCCGAAGCCGAGGACCGGCTGTTCCCCCTGTCTCTGGCTGCCGAAGGGTCCTGCCGCATCGGCGGTAACCTGTCGACCAACGCAGGCGGGGTGAATGTGCTGCGCTATGGCAATGCGCGCGATCTGTGTCTGGGGCTTGAGGCGGTGCTGCCCAACGGCGAGATCTGGCACGGCCTGACCCGGCTTCGCAAGGACAACACTGGCTATGACCTGTGCAACCTGCTGGTGGGGGCCGAGGGGACGCTGGGGATCATCACGGCGGCGGCGCTGAAACTGTCACCGGTGCCGGTGGGGCAGGGCACGGCGATGATCGTGGTGCCGTCTGCTGCTGCGGCGCTGGATCTGCTCGCATTGGCGCGCGCGATCGTGGGCGACGGCGTCAGCGCCTTTGAGTTGATCCATCGGCAAGGGCTGGAGTTTTTGGCCGAGGTGCTGCCAGACGTCCGCCAACCCTTTGCCGAGCCGCCCGAATGGTGCGTGTTGATCGAACTGGGCCTGGCAGCCGGGCTGAACCCCGCGCAGATGCTGGAGCAATTGTTCGAACAGGCGGTAGAGCAAGACCTGGCGCTGGACGGCGTGATCGCGCAGTCACAGGCGCAGCGGCATGAGCTGTGGACCGTGCGCGAGCACATTCCCGAGGCCAACCGCCTGATAGGGTCCATCGCCAGCCACGACATTTCTGTTCCGATCTCTTTAATCCCCGAGTTTGTGGCCGAGGCGGGTAAGCGCCTCGCAGCGAAGGGTGATTTCCGCATCAACGCCTTTGGCCATGCGGGCGACGGCAACCTGCACTACAATATCTTCCCGCCCAAGGGGCAGTCTCGTGACACGTACAAGCCCATGGCCGCCGACCTGACCCGCATCGTGCATGACCTGGTGCACGAGATGGGCGGCTCGATCAGTGCCGAGCATGGCATCGGGCGACTCAAGGCGGCGGATCTGGAACGCTATGGCGACCCGACCAAACTGGCGGCGATGAGGGCGATCAAAACCGCCCTCGACCCCCTGGGCATCATGAACCCCGGCGCGGTATTGCGAGCCTAA
- a CDS encoding LysR family transcriptional regulator, whose amino-acid sequence MRLKVIKSQITLKQLEAFSFVVDMGTFRAAAGALGTTQPNISSRISALEAALNVTLLYRDAGSVRLTTKGKELLERTRDVLRAGEALLEAAGRQELIEERLRLGVTELVACTWLQSFLRQLRREYPNLRVELQVDLSRQIEERLREGQLDLALQNGPFTSRATGERTLSSETYVWVANEEVAKSLGGGESVGRFFKRAVLTHARHTTAGNALHELAKERGYDAGKIVHSSALSACLPMVSEGMGVALLPKSLVQGELDAGRLKLPNADWIAPPLAFFARFNADRAPRFIEKASDIAGNIRPPAKEDNKNL is encoded by the coding sequence ATGAGGTTAAAAGTGATAAAAAGCCAAATCACACTTAAGCAGCTCGAAGCCTTTTCTTTTGTTGTAGACATGGGAACTTTCAGAGCGGCCGCCGGTGCCCTTGGCACAACTCAACCCAACATCTCATCGCGGATCTCTGCATTGGAGGCCGCTTTAAATGTCACGCTTCTTTATCGCGATGCTGGTTCCGTGCGTCTAACTACCAAAGGCAAAGAGCTTCTTGAGCGGACTCGGGACGTACTTCGGGCGGGAGAAGCGTTGCTGGAAGCGGCGGGTCGGCAGGAGCTGATCGAGGAACGTTTGCGGCTTGGTGTAACAGAACTGGTCGCCTGCACCTGGCTTCAATCCTTCCTGCGCCAGTTGCGGCGGGAATATCCCAACCTTCGGGTTGAACTTCAAGTCGACTTGTCTCGCCAGATCGAAGAGCGTTTACGAGAGGGGCAGCTCGACCTTGCTCTACAGAATGGCCCGTTTACGTCACGGGCGACAGGCGAACGAACGCTATCCAGCGAAACATATGTTTGGGTGGCGAACGAAGAGGTTGCAAAAAGCCTTGGGGGCGGAGAGTCGGTCGGGCGTTTCTTTAAGCGAGCTGTCTTGACCCATGCGCGTCACACTACCGCGGGGAATGCCTTGCATGAATTGGCGAAGGAGCGCGGCTATGACGCGGGCAAGATCGTTCACTCCAGCGCGTTGTCCGCCTGTCTGCCGATGGTCAGCGAGGGGATGGGTGTAGCGCTTCTCCCAAAATCGCTGGTTCAAGGCGAATTGGACGCGGGTCGGTTGAAGTTACCAAACGCCGATTGGATTGCCCCGCCCCTGGCCTTCTTCGCCCGCTTCAATGCGGATCGCGCCCCACGTTTTATCGAAAAGGCGAGTGATATTGCAGGCAACATTAGGCCGCCTGCAAAAGAAGATAATAAAAATCTATAG
- a CDS encoding hydantoinase/oxoprolinase family protein gives MKAESIRMGVDIGGTFTDVVLEKAGEQYSVKVLTTYAAPENAIIDGMHQVCAKAGVNPSAIEQIIHGTTLATNALIERRGAKTALITTEGFRDVIEMRTESRFEQYDLNLNLPDPLLPRQMRFTVPGRVNAKGEILVELERADVEAVVDRIAEAGFESVAVGLIHSYLNPKHEQLVRDVLAEKLPDVSVSISSEVSPQMREYERFNTVVANAYIKPLMASYLGRLEDRLRGEGVDCRIFLMHSGGGIISIQNAADFPVRLVESGPAGGAVFAAHIAARYGLDKVLSFDMGGTTAKICLIKNQTPKTSRVFEVARTYRFKKGSGMPISIPVIDMVEIGAGGGSLAHVDGMRQIRVGPESAGSEPGPACYGRGGTRPGVTDADLVLGKLDPDNFAGGSIALHPDRSEQALSAHVGDTLDMDAVEAAFGVAEVVDENMANAARVHAVENGEDLSEYTMIAFGGAAPLHAGRLCEKLGVERLLVPPGAGVGSAIGFLRAPFSFEANRSVYMKLSDFDADKIKGLLTDLKAEATGFVRTCDEVSPILSEFKVYMRYTGQGWEIPIDLTEEQAMNPDAATFETRFEEDYTKLFGRPVAGMDIEITVWSVNATTPPEDVARIETTDGSAPVVLNGTRQLFDAASTKYLDARVIDRSLMEAGQRAHGPAAVTEAETTIIVPASRDAIRQPDGCIDVVTRRAVQ, from the coding sequence ATGAAGGCCGAATCTATTCGAATGGGCGTCGATATTGGCGGGACATTCACGGATGTCGTTCTGGAAAAGGCGGGCGAACAGTATTCGGTCAAAGTGCTTACCACCTACGCGGCCCCCGAGAACGCGATCATCGACGGTATGCATCAGGTTTGCGCCAAGGCAGGTGTCAATCCCTCAGCCATTGAGCAGATCATCCATGGAACAACTCTGGCCACCAACGCGCTGATTGAGCGGCGCGGTGCCAAAACTGCGTTGATCACGACGGAAGGCTTCCGCGATGTGATTGAGATGCGTACCGAAAGCCGGTTTGAACAGTACGACCTGAATCTGAACCTGCCTGATCCGCTGTTGCCGCGTCAGATGCGTTTCACTGTCCCAGGACGGGTGAACGCCAAAGGCGAAATTCTGGTAGAGCTTGAGCGTGCAGATGTCGAAGCCGTTGTGGACCGCATTGCAGAAGCGGGATTCGAAAGCGTCGCGGTTGGTTTGATCCACTCGTACCTCAACCCCAAACATGAGCAGTTGGTACGTGATGTTTTGGCCGAAAAGCTGCCAGATGTTTCGGTGTCGATCTCGTCCGAGGTTTCGCCGCAGATGCGCGAATACGAACGGTTCAACACCGTGGTCGCCAACGCCTACATCAAGCCGCTCATGGCCTCCTACCTTGGACGGCTCGAAGATCGTCTGCGCGGCGAAGGCGTCGATTGCCGTATCTTCCTGATGCATTCAGGCGGCGGGATCATCTCGATTCAAAACGCGGCCGATTTCCCGGTGCGTCTGGTGGAAAGCGGACCGGCGGGTGGCGCGGTCTTCGCGGCCCACATTGCCGCCCGCTATGGTCTGGACAAGGTGCTGTCCTTTGACATGGGCGGGACCACGGCAAAGATTTGCCTGATCAAGAACCAAACGCCAAAGACCAGCCGCGTGTTCGAGGTCGCGCGAACCTACCGGTTCAAGAAAGGCTCGGGCATGCCGATCTCGATACCGGTGATCGATATGGTCGAAATTGGTGCGGGTGGCGGGAGCCTCGCCCATGTGGACGGCATGCGGCAAATTCGTGTCGGCCCTGAAAGTGCAGGGTCCGAACCTGGACCCGCCTGTTATGGGCGCGGCGGCACGCGACCGGGTGTTACAGATGCCGACCTTGTGCTGGGCAAATTGGATCCGGACAATTTTGCCGGTGGTTCGATTGCCCTTCATCCCGATCGATCGGAACAAGCGTTGAGCGCACATGTCGGTGACACTCTGGACATGGACGCGGTCGAGGCGGCATTTGGTGTGGCCGAGGTGGTTGACGAAAACATGGCCAATGCGGCGCGGGTTCACGCCGTCGAGAATGGCGAAGACCTGAGCGAGTACACCATGATCGCCTTTGGCGGCGCAGCTCCGCTGCATGCCGGGCGTCTTTGCGAAAAGCTTGGGGTTGAGCGGCTGCTTGTGCCGCCTGGCGCAGGTGTCGGTTCTGCCATTGGCTTCCTGCGCGCGCCGTTCAGCTTTGAGGCCAACCGGTCAGTCTATATGAAGCTGAGCGATTTCGATGCGGACAAGATCAAAGGCCTCCTGACCGATCTCAAAGCCGAGGCGACAGGCTTTGTGCGCACCTGCGATGAAGTCAGCCCGATCCTGTCGGAGTTCAAGGTCTACATGCGCTACACCGGTCAGGGCTGGGAAATCCCAATTGACCTCACCGAAGAGCAAGCGATGAATCCGGACGCGGCGACATTTGAAACACGGTTCGAAGAGGATTACACCAAGCTGTTTGGTCGTCCCGTCGCGGGCATGGATATCGAGATTACCGTCTGGTCGGTGAACGCCACAACGCCGCCGGAAGACGTCGCGCGCATTGAAACCACAGACGGCAGCGCGCCTGTTGTGCTGAACGGTACGAGGCAGCTCTTTGACGCGGCATCCACAAAATACCTTGATGCCCGTGTCATCGACAGGAGTCTCATGGAGGCAGGCCAGCGCGCACATGGCCCTGCCGCCGTAACCGAAGCTGAGACGACCATTATTGTTCCCGCCAGTCGGGACGCCATCCGCCAGCCTGATGGCTGCATCGATGTCGTGACGAGGAGAGCTGTCCAATGA
- a CDS encoding hydantoinase B/oxoprolinase family protein, with translation MTQEHSKVAYQVMWNRLISVVEEQAQALVRTAFSTSVREAGDLSAGVYDTHGNMLAQAVTGTPGHVNAMADAVAHFIRRIGRQNMFEGDVYITNDPWEGTGHLHDITMVTPSFHKGTLVGFFACTAHIVDIGGRGFGADAQSVYEEGLYIPIMKFADRGEVDETLVRIIRGNVREPDQLIGDIYALATCNEIGHRRLIDMMEEFELSHLDGIAAFILENSRRATIEAIAALPQTSATGEMTMDGFDVPIALKVKVSVEKDRIVTDFTGTSGLDRKGINCPLVYTKAYACYALKVAIAPEIPNNAASLAPFEITAPENSIVNALHPAPVALRHIVGHFVPDAVYDAFDKIVPGLVPAEGAGCLCNFQVSLRPRSDAPAPADARRSEVLTFNSGGSGARPEHDGMNATAFPSGVMTMPIEATEHAGPVIIWRKELRPDSGGAGKTRGGLGQYMEVGAQEGHEFDIQAMFDRSQHPARGRRGGQNGAPTTIARDDGSAMRVKGKQFVPHGRKVVMAFPGGAGYGDPLGRPKDLVKRDLARGYITEETARTDYGLSAEDITAVQSAVEKGDQI, from the coding sequence ATGACTCAAGAACACTCGAAAGTCGCCTATCAGGTCATGTGGAACCGCCTGATTTCGGTCGTCGAAGAACAGGCGCAGGCACTGGTGCGCACGGCGTTCTCAACCTCGGTCCGCGAGGCCGGGGACCTGTCGGCAGGCGTTTATGACACGCATGGCAACATGCTGGCGCAGGCCGTCACGGGCACCCCGGGACATGTCAACGCAATGGCCGATGCCGTAGCGCATTTCATCCGCCGGATTGGGCGGCAAAACATGTTTGAAGGCGATGTCTACATAACCAATGACCCGTGGGAGGGCACGGGACACCTGCATGACATCACGATGGTCACGCCCTCTTTCCACAAAGGCACCTTGGTCGGCTTCTTCGCCTGCACGGCGCATATCGTCGATATCGGCGGGCGAGGCTTTGGCGCGGATGCGCAGAGCGTTTATGAGGAAGGTCTGTATATCCCGATCATGAAATTCGCTGATCGAGGTGAGGTGGACGAAACGCTTGTCCGCATCATCAGGGGCAACGTGCGGGAACCGGATCAGCTGATCGGCGACATCTACGCGCTGGCAACCTGTAATGAGATCGGACACCGCCGCCTGATAGACATGATGGAAGAGTTCGAACTCAGCCATCTGGACGGCATCGCCGCTTTCATCCTCGAAAACTCGCGCCGGGCGACGATCGAGGCGATCGCTGCATTGCCGCAGACATCCGCCACCGGCGAAATGACGATGGACGGCTTTGATGTGCCCATTGCGCTGAAGGTGAAGGTTAGCGTTGAAAAAGACCGTATCGTCACCGACTTCACGGGAACGTCCGGCCTCGACAGGAAGGGCATCAACTGCCCGCTTGTCTACACCAAGGCTTACGCCTGCTACGCGCTCAAAGTGGCGATTGCGCCGGAGATACCGAACAACGCAGCCTCGCTTGCTCCGTTTGAAATCACAGCACCGGAAAACTCCATAGTAAACGCGCTGCACCCCGCTCCGGTCGCTTTGCGTCACATCGTGGGGCATTTTGTGCCGGATGCGGTCTACGACGCGTTTGACAAGATCGTACCCGGCTTAGTGCCTGCCGAAGGCGCGGGATGTCTGTGCAATTTCCAGGTCAGCTTGCGCCCGCGCAGCGACGCACCAGCCCCTGCGGATGCGCGTCGTTCGGAAGTTTTGACCTTTAATTCCGGCGGTTCCGGCGCGCGGCCCGAGCACGATGGCATGAACGCGACAGCCTTCCCATCGGGCGTGATGACCATGCCGATTGAGGCGACCGAACACGCAGGCCCCGTCATCATTTGGCGAAAGGAACTGCGGCCCGACAGCGGCGGCGCGGGCAAGACACGCGGCGGTTTGGGGCAATACATGGAAGTCGGCGCACAGGAAGGCCACGAGTTCGATATTCAGGCCATGTTCGACCGCAGCCAGCACCCGGCGAGGGGTCGCCGTGGCGGCCAGAACGGCGCACCAACGACGATTGCACGGGACGATGGATCGGCGATGCGGGTCAAGGGCAAGCAATTCGTCCCACACGGCCGAAAGGTGGTGATGGCCTTTCCGGGGGGCGCTGGCTACGGCGATCCATTGGGCCGCCCGAAAGACCTTGTAAAACGCGATCTGGCGCGGGGATATATTACTGAAGAAACAGCTCGGACGGACTATGGTTTGTCCGCTGAGGACATCACGGCGGTGCAATCTGCTGTTGAAAAGGGGGACCAGATATGA
- a CDS encoding NAD(P)/FAD-dependent oxidoreductase: protein MSNQSPSKQSYDVIIIGGAIMGASTAWFLSDNKDFDGSVLVVERDMTYENCSTTHTNSCMRQQFSTELNVRISQFAADFVKNIRSYMGGDDRVPELGIRSFGYMYFADNEGFADVLRESQKVQLAAGAATQLMTPDEIKTAYPFYNVDDIVLGSINLVDEGYWDGAAVNDWWRRQSRERGAEWIQNEIVAMTRNAAGNRVESVTLASGEVIACGQVVNASGPRAARTTQMAGIDVPVEPRKRYSWIFKAEQPLDQDLPLTIDPSGVHVRENGGGTYQCGGHSDYDPAVDFDDYAMDHSMWENHVWPILATRIPQFEAIKVQSEWGGHYAMNTFDHNAIMGPHTELSNFIFLNGFSGHGLQQSPAMGRGTAEWLTYGEYRALDLTPFNYERIPENRPIIEKAII, encoded by the coding sequence ATGAGCAACCAAAGCCCATCAAAACAAAGTTATGACGTGATCATCATCGGAGGCGCCATCATGGGCGCCTCGACCGCTTGGTTCCTGTCCGACAACAAAGATTTCGATGGCTCTGTCCTCGTCGTCGAACGGGACATGACCTATGAGAATTGTTCGACCACGCACACAAACTCCTGCATGCGGCAGCAATTCTCGACCGAATTGAACGTGCGGATTAGCCAGTTTGCTGCCGACTTCGTCAAAAACATCCGCAGCTATATGGGTGGTGATGACCGGGTACCGGAACTTGGCATCCGCTCCTTCGGGTACATGTACTTTGCCGACAACGAAGGATTTGCCGATGTGCTGCGCGAAAGCCAGAAGGTGCAACTGGCGGCTGGCGCGGCAACCCAGCTTATGACACCCGACGAGATCAAAACCGCTTATCCCTTTTACAATGTGGACGACATCGTGCTTGGGTCCATCAACCTGGTGGATGAAGGCTATTGGGACGGGGCCGCCGTCAATGACTGGTGGCGACGTCAAAGCCGCGAGCGCGGTGCCGAATGGATTCAGAACGAAATTGTGGCGATGACCCGCAACGCTGCTGGCAACCGCGTCGAAAGTGTCACTCTCGCATCAGGCGAAGTGATTGCCTGTGGTCAGGTCGTCAATGCGTCCGGCCCACGCGCGGCACGCACCACCCAGATGGCGGGCATCGACGTGCCGGTGGAGCCGCGCAAACGCTATTCGTGGATCTTTAAGGCCGAACAACCGCTGGATCAGGACTTGCCGCTGACCATCGACCCCTCAGGTGTGCACGTGCGCGAAAACGGCGGCGGCACATATCAGTGCGGTGGGCATTCCGATTACGATCCTGCCGTAGACTTTGATGACTATGCGATGGATCACTCCATGTGGGAAAACCACGTCTGGCCCATCCTTGCGACGCGTATCCCGCAGTTCGAGGCGATCAAAGTGCAATCCGAATGGGGCGGGCACTATGCCATGAACACTTTTGATCACAACGCGATCATGGGACCCCACACAGAACTTTCAAATTTCATCTTCCTTAATGGCTTCTCCGGCCACGGGCTGCAGCAGTCGCCTGCCATGGGACGCGGGACTGCTGAGTGGCTGACCTACGGCGAATACCGCGCGCTTGATCTGACACCGTTCAATTACGAGCGGATTCCAGAAAACAGGCCGATCATCGAGAAAGCTATTATCTGA
- a CDS encoding HpcH/HpaI aldolase family protein codes for MKLPANPFTRAIAAGEKQVGLWISLCSNFAAEVVSTAGFDWALIDMEHSANDYFSVIGQLQAFAPSPTTALVRVEWNDAVAVKRLLDLGAPGLLFPMIQSVEEAKQAVAATRYPPHGVRGVSGATRATAFGRITDYVARVEEETAVLLQLETREAVEQAEAIGAVDGVNGIFFGPADIAADIGKLGKPMDPDVWALVKPAAQKLIAKGMPVGTLVTDPAFAADLLNEGFTFVAIGTDTGLLARAADAALAQTKGAQQ; via the coding sequence ATGAAGCTTCCCGCCAATCCCTTCACCCGTGCCATCGCAGCCGGTGAGAAACAAGTCGGCCTTTGGATCAGCCTGTGCAGCAACTTCGCCGCAGAGGTGGTATCGACCGCTGGATTCGACTGGGCGCTGATCGACATGGAGCACAGCGCCAACGACTACTTCAGTGTAATCGGTCAGCTTCAGGCGTTTGCGCCGTCCCCGACTACGGCCCTCGTGCGTGTAGAATGGAACGACGCGGTTGCGGTCAAGCGGTTGTTGGATCTGGGCGCGCCGGGCCTGTTGTTTCCAATGATCCAATCGGTGGAAGAGGCCAAACAAGCGGTTGCGGCGACGCGCTACCCGCCACACGGCGTTCGTGGCGTCTCGGGCGCGACCCGAGCAACGGCCTTTGGGCGCATCACCGATTACGTGGCTCGAGTTGAGGAAGAAACCGCTGTTCTCTTGCAACTGGAAACCCGCGAGGCGGTAGAACAGGCCGAAGCGATTGGCGCGGTTGATGGCGTCAATGGCATTTTCTTTGGACCCGCAGACATTGCGGCCGATATTGGCAAACTCGGCAAGCCGATGGACCCGGATGTCTGGGCCTTGGTCAAGCCTGCGGCGCAAAAACTGATTGCGAAAGGCATGCCAGTTGGCACCTTGGTCACGGACCCCGCCTTTGCGGCTGACCTTTTGAACGAAGGCTTCACCTTTGTTGCCATTGGGACAGACACGGGGCTTTTGGCGCGGGCCGCTGATGCGGCCCTGGCGCAAACAAAAGGCGCGCAGCAATGA
- a CDS encoding pyridoxal phosphate-dependent aminotransferase, whose translation MSFASSRLAQVKPSASAWVSQAAKEAKARGEDVIDLGLGEPDFDTPDHIKEAAHQAALRGETKYPPTNGTLAMRQAVVDKFKRENALNYALDEVIVSNGAKQVLFNAFMATLEPGDEVLLCAPYFGQYKDIVLILGGVPVPLECPAEAGFLLTPDQLRDAITPKTRWLLLNQPSNPSGAVYSDAEITALGDVLVDHERVLVLSDEIYEHILFDGRVFRSFAALCPGLKDRTLTVNGVSKAYAMTGWRIGYGAGHKDLIAAMTKVQSQISSGACSIAQAAAAAALNGPQDNVLGFCRAFEARRDLVVARVAQIPGLTLDAPGGAFYGLIGCAGLIGAKTPLGETLANDTDVTAYLLNAAGVAAVPGSAYDLSPFFRISTATSEEILNDAMDRIARAVSDLKGLTL comes from the coding sequence ATGAGTTTCGCCTCATCGCGTCTTGCTCAGGTCAAGCCATCCGCTTCTGCCTGGGTCAGCCAGGCTGCAAAAGAGGCCAAGGCGCGCGGTGAAGATGTCATTGATCTTGGTCTTGGCGAGCCGGATTTCGACACGCCCGATCATATCAAGGAAGCGGCACATCAGGCAGCTCTCAGGGGCGAAACAAAGTATCCGCCGACGAACGGCACCCTCGCGATGCGGCAGGCTGTCGTGGACAAGTTCAAACGTGAAAACGCTCTGAACTATGCGTTGGACGAAGTGATCGTGTCGAACGGGGCCAAACAGGTGCTTTTCAACGCCTTCATGGCCACGTTGGAGCCGGGCGACGAGGTGCTGCTCTGCGCGCCCTATTTCGGTCAGTACAAGGACATTGTACTTATTCTGGGCGGCGTGCCGGTGCCGCTAGAATGCCCGGCTGAAGCTGGCTTTCTACTGACGCCTGATCAATTGCGCGACGCCATCACGCCCAAGACCCGATGGCTGCTCTTGAACCAACCGTCGAACCCATCGGGTGCGGTCTATTCGGATGCCGAGATCACGGCACTCGGCGACGTGCTGGTCGATCATGAGCGTGTGCTGGTCCTGTCGGACGAGATCTATGAGCACATCCTGTTTGACGGGCGCGTGTTCCGATCGTTTGCGGCGCTTTGCCCGGGTTTGAAAGACCGCACTTTGACGGTCAACGGCGTGTCCAAAGCCTATGCCATGACGGGTTGGCGCATTGGTTATGGTGCTGGGCACAAGGATCTGATCGCGGCGATGACCAAAGTGCAAAGCCAGATCTCATCAGGAGCGTGTTCCATCGCCCAAGCGGCTGCCGCGGCCGCATTGAACGGGCCACAAGATAATGTCCTCGGCTTTTGCCGGGCGTTCGAGGCGCGCCGTGACCTTGTGGTCGCGCGTGTGGCCCAGATCCCGGGCCTGACGCTCGATGCACCGGGCGGCGCGTTTTATGGCCTGATCGGCTGCGCCGGTCTGATTGGCGCTAAGACCCCTCTGGGTGAAACGCTCGCGAACGATACAGATGTCACAGCCTATCTTCTAAATGCTGCAGGCGTCGCCGCCGTGCCCGGCAGTGCCTATGACCTTTCACCGTTTTTCCGAATTTCAACAGCGACCTCGGAAGAGATTCTAAACGATGCGATGGATCGCATTGCTCGCGCTGTTTCTGACCTCAAAGGACTGACTTTATGA
- a CDS encoding NAD-dependent epimerase/dehydratase family protein, translated as MKKIVLTGAAGRLGSYLREPLSKMCENFVSSDIADSVTNLAANETYVKADITDLDAMVALLEGADMVVHFGAVGDEAPMEVLWGPNFYGAYTVWEAAYRNKLRRVVYASSIHAVGMHKKTDFIGIDAPHKPDTFYGLAKCFAEDLASLYWDKRGLESVCMRILSCAQPTNSRAVGTWLSYDDLIHMVERAITTPITGFSVVYGVSNNDRAPVDNAKAQHLGYRPKDNAEQFAAEIFAADGPLDPRDPANTHHGGPFASVELGNSGMAHLNLSADDTGKD; from the coding sequence ATGAAAAAGATCGTACTCACAGGCGCGGCTGGACGCCTTGGTTCCTACTTACGCGAACCACTTTCCAAGATGTGCGAAAACTTCGTATCCTCGGACATTGCCGACAGCGTCACAAATCTTGCTGCGAATGAAACCTATGTGAAAGCCGATATCACCGATCTCGACGCCATGGTTGCGCTTCTGGAAGGCGCGGACATGGTGGTGCATTTCGGTGCGGTCGGCGACGAAGCCCCGATGGAAGTGCTTTGGGGGCCGAACTTCTACGGCGCCTATACTGTGTGGGAGGCTGCGTATCGCAATAAGCTGCGCCGCGTTGTCTATGCCTCGTCAATCCACGCGGTGGGCATGCACAAAAAGACCGATTTCATCGGCATTGATGCCCCCCATAAACCCGACACGTTCTATGGGCTTGCGAAGTGTTTTGCCGAAGACCTCGCCTCTCTCTATTGGGACAAGCGCGGGCTTGAATCCGTCTGCATGCGCATCCTGTCTTGCGCGCAGCCGACCAATTCACGCGCTGTGGGCACCTGGCTCAGCTATGATGATCTGATCCACATGGTAGAACGCGCGATCACCACGCCCATCACAGGTTTCAGCGTGGTCTACGGCGTGTCGAATAACGATCGTGCACCAGTCGATAACGCCAAGGCGCAACACTTGGGCTACCGCCCGAAGGATAACGCCGAGCAATTCGCTGCAGAAATCTTTGCCGCAGATGGCCCGCTCGACCCCCGTGATCCCGCCAACACCCACCACGGCGGCCCGTTTGCATCCGTCGAGTTGGGCAATAGCGGCATGGCCCATCTGAACCTCAGCGCAGACGACACCGGAAAGGACTAA